In the candidate division WOR-3 bacterium genome, GTCTATCGCGGACGAATTGAATCAGACTAAAAGGTTTCTCTAAGAGGGAAAGGATACTTTTCACAACATCAATATTTTTCTTCTCTTCCCCACTGGCGATATTATAGGCTTCACCAATCCGTCCTTTTTCTAAGACTTGAAAGATCCCTTCCGCACAGTCTGCCACATAAAACCACTCTCGGACATTTTCCCCCTTTCCATAAACCGGAACCTTCTTATTCTTTAAGGCAGAGTAGATAACAAGGGGAATAAGTTTCTCCGGATATTGGTAAGGACCATAGGTATTAGAAGGCCGGACGATTAAAATCGGCAAGTTATAGGTGCGATAATAAGCCTTCGCCAGCATATCGGAAGCCGCCTTACTCACCGCATAAGGAGAATTGGGAAGGAAGGGAGATTCCTCGGTGAACTTCCCTTTTTTTATTTCGCCGTAGACCTCATCGGTTGAAACCTGTAAGAACTTCTCCACTCCATAAGTCCGAATCGCTTCCAAAAGGGTATGGGTTCCTTTAACATTGGTTTCTAAAAAGAGCGAGGGGTCAAAAATACTCCGGTCAACATGGGTCTCGGCGGCAAAATTGACGAGATAATCCGGTCTTTCTCTTCTCAAGATCCTTCTCACCGCATCCCGGTCGGCGATATCCCCTTTATAAAACTTAACTTCTCCTTTCGGAATTCTTCGTAAATCACCAGCGTAGGTCAACTTATCTAAGACAATAATCTCGTAATTTCTTTCTAAGCCCTGCCGGACAAACTCACTACCAATGAAACCACAACCACCCGTTACCAATATCTTCTTCATAAATCAAATTGAAAAGGGGAAGGTTGGTTCTCATAGCGAATTTCGTCCACCGCCTCTTTCCTTCCCCATCCTTTATAGAGGCGGTTCGGAAAGTTTATGATGTAAGCCGGACTATCTCCGATATTCACATAGCCGTGAACCACCCCCGGAGGAACAATCACCCTTTTCAACTCCCCTTCCCCAAAGGTTAAAACTAACTTATTTTGATAGGTTGGGG is a window encoding:
- the rfbB gene encoding dTDP-glucose 4,6-dehydratase encodes the protein MKKILVTGGCGFIGSEFVRQGLERNYEIIVLDKLTYAGDLRRIPKGEVKFYKGDIADRDAVRRILRRERPDYLVNFAAETHVDRSIFDPSLFLETNVKGTHTLLEAIRTYGVEKFLQVSTDEVYGEIKKGKFTEESPFLPNSPYAVSKAASDMLAKAYYRTYNLPILIVRPSNTYGPYQYPEKLIPLVIYSALKNKKVPVYGKGENVREWFYVADCAEGIFQVLEKGRIGEAYNIASGEEKKNIDVVKSILSLLEKPFSLIQFVRDRPGHDFRYALSTKKVRRELGWRAKTRFAEGLRKTVDWYLENFSWVEEKIKEERAYFRRFSKFYLPERRLRR